The sequence below is a genomic window from Thermococcus sp..
GAGACGTCAAGCTGATAAACGAGGCCATCGTAAACGACTGGATGGTCGTTCTCCGGGATCACCCCTCCGAGATGATAAAGCTCCTGAAGGAATACCGCATGTACGTCCCGGGAACCCTCAAAGCCCAGAGGGCGCTGGAGATACTCCACGACCTGGCCTCGGTGAGCCCCTCGAACGAGGTAACGAGGGAAGACTTCGTTCGCGAAATGGTACGGGACGGCTTCTCGGAGAGAGAGGCCTCTGAGCTCCTTGAAAGGTTTATAGCGGCGGGATATGTATATGAACCGTTCCCAGGAAAACTCAGGCTGATAGGGTGATTGCATGTCCAAGAAGTTCATTCGCCAGAGGGAGCAGAGGGAAAAGCGCAGAATCGCCCGCGAGAGGGTAAACGTCCTCTTTACCCTCGCAGAGCGGGTTTTTCCCTATGAGCCAGAGCTGGCCAACCGCTACGTTGAGATAGCCCTCGCGGTCCAGCAGAAGGCCAGAATAAGGATGCCGAGGAAGTGGAAAAGGAGGTACTGCAAAAAGTGCAACTCCTTCCTCGTCCCGGGCAAAAACGCCCGCGTGAGGTTAAGGAGCAGGCCCTATCCCCACGTCGTGATCAAGTGCCTCAACTGCGGCCACATCATGAGGTACCCCTACCTGAGGGAGCAGAAGAAAAGGAGAAGGGAGAGGCAGAAAGGAGCTGATTCAAGCCCCTGATTTTAGCTCCCATACCGGGGGTTGGTGGTGCCCAACGTGTGTTAGTCTATTCACGGCCGTGATGGGCGCATTCCGTGGGTTTTCTGAGCGCTGTCCCTGATGGCCTGCCTTCCGTTCTGGTAGGCGTCCCGTATCATGGCCTTTATCTGGTTCATGAGTTCTTTGGCCTCATCGTACTGGCCGTTCTGAACCATTACCTTGAGCTCCTCCATCAGGGCGGTGATTGAGCTGACGTCTATTCCAGCCCTCTCCATGACACTTATCTGGGCCTCCAGCTTGGCTATCTCGCGCTCAAGGGCAACTTTTTTGTTAATCTCCATCATCGCCTTCATTTCACCGTTCGCCATCTTGAGGCCGAACTCAGTCTGGATCTGAAGTTCGAGCATCAGCTGGTACGCCCTGGTATAGTTTCCTGCCTGGAGCGCAGTATTGGCCTTCTCCATTGTCATTTCCATGACCCTGACCTGCTGCATGAGCTGGGTGGAGTTGGTTTCGTTGGCTATTTCCTCTATCGTTTTGACCCTCTCCCTGACCTGAACCATTAGCTGAAGAACCGTCTCCCTGGTGACGTTGACCTGAACCTCCGCGGCGGTGCAGTTGCACTCGCGGAGCTGCTCCTTAACGCGCTCCATAACCCTCTCAGATGCCTGCGTCTTGACCATGGTAGCCGTTTTCACCCGGAGCTTCTCCATGACTCCAGTGACGTTGGTGCTCTTGTTGACGTAGATTATCACTGCCCC
It includes:
- a CDS encoding ribonuclease P protein component 4, whose protein sequence is MSKKFIRQREQREKRRIARERVNVLFTLAERVFPYEPELANRYVEIALAVQQKARIRMPRKWKRRYCKKCNSFLVPGKNARVRLRSRPYPHVVIKCLNCGHIMRYPYLREQKKRRRERQKGADSSP
- a CDS encoding cell wall-binding repeat-containing protein, whose amino-acid sequence is IMSYAPDEVIIIGGPDAVVEQYVSDLQELGITVERWGGQNRYQTNIIAMERAEVEFQLQFNGSVIVAGNDTLAIRNALQLAVQNGAVIIYVNKSTNVTGVMEKLRVKTATMVKTQASERVMERVKEQLRECNCTAAEVQVNVTRETVLQLMVQVRERVKTIEEIANETNSTQLMQQVRVMEMTMEKANTALQAGNYTRAYQLMLELQIQTEFGLKMANGEMKAMMEINKKVALEREIAKLEAQISVMERAGIDVSSITALMEELKVMVQNGQYDEAKELMNQIKAMIRDAYQNGRQAIRDSAQKTHGMRPSRP